The Polycladomyces zharkentensis DNA window CGCACTTGCGCCAGCGCTTTGGCCAAGCCCTCGGGATCTTCCGCCCCGCTGAACAACCCTACCTCATTTTTCTCCACGATTTCGCGCACTTCGCCGTCCACCGTGGTCACGATCGGTTTGCCGACAAACGTGTAGTCGAACAGCTTGTTGGGACGTGCCCCGCGGAAAATGTCGTTGTCCGCGAGCGAGATGATGCCACAATCCGCTGCAGCGATATAATCGAAGATCTCCGATTTGGGTACGGGGTCCAACAGATGGACGTTATCCAACTGTTCCTCTTCCTTGATTCGCTTCAATTTCTCCTTCTCCGGGCCGTCCCCGATCAACACGATGGAAATGCCGGGTTCCAGATGGCGTCCCGCCTTAACCACGTATTCCAGTGCGTTGGCCGGACCGTGCGCCCCCGAGTAGATGGCGACGAAATGATCCTCCGGCACCCCCATCTTCTTTCGGATTTCGCTTCTGCGGGACGGATCGGGTTCCCACGATCCCACCACGATCCCGTTGGGGATCAGCTCGATCTTGGCCGGATCAATGCCTTTGTCCGCGATAAACTTCCGCTGGTGTTCCGTCAACACAACGATATGATCAGCATGACGATACAAAAATGATTCCATCCACGTGAGCAGACGGACCACACGCGGATTTTTCAGCCCGCCCATCATGATCAACGAGTCCGGCCACAAATCGCGCACTTCCAGTACAAACGGGACACGCTTCACCTTGCTCAGCATCCATCCTGCAAATGCCGTAAACAAATGCGGCGAAGAAGCCACGATCACATCCGGGCGCCGTTTGAACAATCCCGTGAGGAAAAAGAGTGCGGCAAAGCTGCCCATATTCAGGATCCGACGCACGTCATTCGTCTTGTGCGGAAACGACCACAACCACTGAAAATGGAGACCGGGAACATGCGGAATGGCCCGTTTTTCCTCTGGCGTGATAAACGTACGGCGCGGATGAACAAAACGGGATAACCACAAGGTGACCTCTGCTCCGTCTCCGATCGCCCATTCTCGTGCC harbors:
- a CDS encoding glycosyltransferase family 4 protein: MRIWLANHYAVPPNIAGITRHYELAREWAIGDGAEVTLWLSRFVHPRRTFITPEEKRAIPHVPGLHFQWLWSFPHKTNDVRRILNMGSFAALFFLTGLFKRRPDVIVASSPHLFTAFAGWMLSKVKRVPFVLEVRDLWPDSLIMMGGLKNPRVVRLLTWMESFLYRHADHIVVLTEHQRKFIADKGIDPAKIELIPNGIVVGSWEPDPSRRSEIRKKMGVPEDHFVAIYSGAHGPANALEYVVKAGRHLEPGISIVLIGDGPEKEKLKRIKEEEQLDNVHLLDPVPKSEIFDYIAAADCGIISLADNDIFRGARPNKLFDYTFVGKPIVTTVDGEVREIVEKNEVGLFSGAEDPEGLAKALAQVRSFSREKLEQIAENGRRYIDREGDRRKLAKQFYQRLCALVKKV